In the genome of Pelagicoccus sp. SDUM812003, one region contains:
- the pyrH gene encoding UMP kinase, with protein sequence MSPESNPSGKAQYKRVVLKLSGEVLRCSETGDPISWDTLRKICEQIKEINELGVEVCIVIGGGNIFRGLAGSENQGVDRTTGDYMGMLSTVINGLAFMECLEKMDVNTRVQTSIPMNQVAEPFILRRAIRHLEKGRVVIFVAGTGNPYFSTDTTAALRASEVQAEVIMKATKVDGVYDKDPMKHPDAVRYDELTYIDALQQRLNILDSTAFSLCMDNEVPILVFSLSEKDSIKRAILGEKVGTLVR encoded by the coding sequence ATGTCACCAGAGTCTAATCCGTCCGGAAAAGCCCAATACAAGCGCGTGGTCCTCAAGCTAAGCGGCGAGGTCCTGCGCTGTTCCGAAACCGGAGATCCCATTTCATGGGACACCCTCCGCAAGATTTGCGAGCAAATCAAAGAGATCAACGAGCTGGGGGTCGAGGTCTGCATCGTAATCGGCGGCGGAAACATCTTCCGCGGTCTCGCCGGATCGGAAAATCAAGGGGTCGATCGCACCACGGGCGACTACATGGGCATGCTCTCTACCGTGATCAATGGACTGGCCTTCATGGAGTGCCTGGAAAAAATGGACGTGAACACTCGCGTTCAGACCTCCATTCCCATGAACCAGGTCGCAGAGCCATTCATTCTCCGAAGAGCGATTCGCCATCTGGAAAAGGGACGCGTGGTCATTTTCGTGGCAGGAACTGGCAACCCCTACTTTTCGACCGACACCACCGCCGCTCTTCGGGCCAGCGAGGTGCAAGCCGAAGTGATCATGAAGGCGACCAAGGTGGATGGCGTATACGACAAGGATCCGATGAAGCACCCCGACGCGGTGCGCTACGACGAGCTCACTTACATCGACGCTCTGCAGCAACGCCTCAACATACTCGACTCGACTGCCTTTTCCCTTTGTATGGACAACGAGGTGCCAATCCTCGTCTTCAGCCTGTCTGAAAAGGATTCGATCAAACGGGCCATTTTAGGCGAGAAGGTCGGCACTCTCGTACGATAA
- the frr gene encoding ribosome recycling factor, producing MDEDTVFLEMDEKAGNAVEHTAQEFAGVNTGKANPGMVEGIMVEAYGSKMALREMAAITTPDARTIAVQPWDKSVIKSIEKAIQVSNIGITPAVMGDVIRLPLPELTGERRQELVKLVSKQAEEGRVAVRNARRDAMDTLKKLQKDGEITEDDLKRDEKEIQAKTDDAIKKINDLLEAKEKELTTV from the coding sequence ATGGACGAAGACACCGTATTTCTAGAAATGGATGAAAAGGCCGGAAATGCCGTCGAGCATACCGCTCAGGAATTCGCCGGCGTGAACACCGGCAAAGCGAATCCCGGCATGGTCGAAGGCATCATGGTTGAAGCCTACGGCAGCAAGATGGCTCTCAGGGAGATGGCGGCTATCACGACGCCGGACGCCCGCACGATCGCGGTGCAGCCGTGGGACAAGTCCGTCATAAAATCCATCGAGAAGGCGATACAGGTTTCCAATATCGGCATCACCCCAGCGGTGATGGGCGACGTCATCCGCCTGCCGCTTCCCGAACTCACTGGCGAACGCCGTCAGGAGCTGGTCAAGCTCGTCAGCAAACAGGCCGAAGAAGGCCGCGTAGCCGTACGCAACGCCCGTCGCGACGCGATGGATACGCTGAAGAAGCTGCAAAAGGACGGCGAGATCACCGAGGACGATCTCAAGCGCGACGAAAAGGAGATTCAGGCCAAGACCGACGACGCGATCAAGAAGATCAACGATCTTCTCGAAGCGAAGGAAAAGGAATTGACGACCGTCTAA
- the proB gene encoding glutamate 5-kinase, with the protein MHDKPRRIVIKLGTGIITQGVGKIDPLQIAGICSQVAEIQKRGIEVILVSSGAIGMGMGVLGMDSRPQTLAKQQACASIGQSRLIQCWQDGLAPYDIIVGQILLTHEGLSVRNRYVNAKATIEQMLAYGVVPIINENDAISNYEIRFGNNDLLGAMVASFSEADHLYILSTAPGLIDMDGTGEIVPIVEKITPRIAAMAKGTNSPTAVGGMVSKIDAAMLATESGCATYIADGSEQNVVLRILDGEQIGTLFKPAATPIASKKRWLTYFQRPNGSVVIDQGACTALAERGRSLLAPGVLRVEGIFESGEVIDIISTDGTIIGRGQTAFSSVEIEEIISKRSPDVEKLHPDRNRLEIIHRDEMAIL; encoded by the coding sequence ATGCACGATAAACCTAGAAGAATCGTCATCAAGCTCGGCACGGGCATCATCACCCAAGGCGTCGGGAAAATAGATCCGCTGCAGATAGCAGGCATCTGCTCTCAAGTAGCGGAGATCCAAAAGCGTGGGATCGAAGTCATCCTCGTCAGCTCCGGAGCCATCGGCATGGGCATGGGAGTGCTGGGTATGGACTCTCGTCCGCAAACGCTCGCCAAGCAGCAGGCCTGCGCCTCGATCGGCCAAAGTCGCCTGATCCAATGCTGGCAGGACGGACTGGCGCCCTACGACATCATCGTCGGTCAGATCCTGCTCACCCATGAGGGGCTCAGCGTGCGCAACCGCTACGTCAACGCGAAGGCCACCATCGAGCAGATGCTGGCATACGGAGTTGTGCCCATCATCAACGAGAACGACGCCATCTCCAACTACGAGATACGCTTTGGAAACAACGACCTGCTCGGCGCCATGGTCGCCAGTTTCAGCGAAGCGGACCACCTCTACATCCTCTCCACCGCTCCCGGATTGATCGATATGGACGGCACTGGGGAGATCGTGCCGATCGTGGAAAAAATCACTCCCCGCATCGCCGCCATGGCCAAGGGCACCAATTCCCCTACTGCCGTTGGAGGGATGGTTTCCAAGATCGACGCCGCCATGCTGGCCACCGAATCCGGCTGCGCCACCTACATCGCGGACGGCTCCGAACAAAACGTGGTCCTTCGCATCCTCGATGGAGAACAGATAGGCACCTTGTTCAAACCGGCCGCCACTCCGATCGCCTCCAAGAAGCGCTGGCTCACCTACTTCCAGCGTCCAAACGGCTCCGTGGTCATCGACCAAGGCGCCTGCACCGCTCTAGCCGAGCGAGGACGCAGTTTGCTGGCCCCAGGCGTTTTGCGCGTGGAAGGCATATTCGAGAGCGGAGAAGTGATCGACATCATTTCCACCGATGGCACCATCATCGGTCGCGGCCAGACCGCCTTTTCCTCGGTGGAGATCGAAGAAATCATCAGCAAGCGCAGTCCCGACGTGGAAAAGCTTCATCCGGATCGCAATCGTCTGGAGATCATCCACCGCGACGAGATGGCGATCCTCTAG
- a CDS encoding ATP-dependent helicase, translating into MDFELNAAFPPMELPEIDFRSELNDEQFEAVTAEPGPLLILAGAGSGKTRTLTYRVAYLLSKGVSPGEILLLTFTNKAAKEMLSRVEELTAVEPRRFWGGTFHSIGHRLLRIHGEAIDLPKNFTILDAGEAETVLKHAVESVDSAFFKDKTHPKPGPLSSIISMARNTRESIERTVIDYFPQHHDFIDQIEGFALAYKKLKLTQNVVDYDDLLVFWLKLLDTAPEVAQYYQKRFRHTLVDEYQDTNVLQAEIVDKMATNHQIMAVGDDAQCIYSWRGANFQNIITFPDRHPNTRILRIETNYRSTPEILRMANAVIQNRTSQGFDKELRPFKPSSQKPYVIQAMDTREQAQFIITRIRGLIDEGRDPREIAILYRSHFVALDMQMELSRAGIPYQITSGVRFFEQAHIKDLVAHLRLVYNPADATAFFRITQLLPKVGEKTSQKLYNLVAEAAKSQQLDFIDMLARPEILKKVPAGARADWESLAITLRDMKQIADGGSPDEVVQMGIDGWYSSYLQGAYSNYLNRLEDLNSLVGFAARFEEMQDLIAQITLLNSETSGRLDESDECIRLTTVHQAKGLEYDVVFLIGIADGFFPTRRSIDTGDTEEERRLFYVAVTRARDELYITYPKMNTKGGPSMFLNPSRFLQELSTDLFEPIRIRRNYGW; encoded by the coding sequence ATGGATTTCGAACTGAACGCCGCCTTTCCACCGATGGAGCTCCCCGAGATCGATTTTCGCTCGGAGCTCAACGACGAGCAGTTCGAAGCGGTGACGGCGGAACCTGGACCGCTACTCATCCTGGCAGGAGCCGGATCCGGCAAGACCCGCACCCTAACCTACCGCGTCGCCTACCTGCTCTCAAAAGGCGTATCTCCAGGCGAAATCCTGCTGCTCACCTTCACCAACAAGGCGGCCAAGGAAATGCTCAGCCGAGTGGAGGAACTCACCGCGGTGGAGCCCCGTCGCTTTTGGGGCGGCACCTTCCACAGCATCGGACACCGCCTCTTGCGCATCCATGGCGAAGCGATCGATTTGCCAAAAAACTTCACCATTCTCGACGCTGGCGAGGCGGAAACGGTGCTCAAGCACGCGGTGGAGTCCGTGGACTCCGCATTCTTCAAGGACAAGACCCATCCGAAGCCCGGTCCGCTCTCCTCCATCATCAGCATGGCGCGAAACACCCGCGAGAGCATCGAGAGAACGGTGATCGACTACTTCCCTCAGCACCACGATTTCATCGATCAGATCGAAGGCTTCGCCCTCGCATACAAGAAGCTGAAGCTCACTCAAAACGTGGTCGACTACGACGATTTGCTCGTTTTCTGGCTCAAGCTTCTGGATACAGCCCCCGAGGTCGCTCAGTACTACCAGAAGCGCTTTCGCCACACTTTGGTCGATGAATATCAGGATACCAATGTGCTCCAAGCGGAGATCGTGGACAAGATGGCCACCAACCATCAGATCATGGCGGTGGGCGACGACGCGCAATGCATCTACTCCTGGCGTGGAGCGAACTTCCAAAACATCATCACGTTTCCGGATCGCCACCCCAACACCCGAATTCTACGCATCGAAACCAACTACCGAAGCACGCCGGAAATCCTCCGCATGGCCAACGCGGTCATCCAAAATCGTACCAGCCAAGGTTTCGACAAGGAGCTGCGCCCATTCAAGCCTTCGAGTCAAAAGCCCTATGTTATCCAGGCTATGGATACACGCGAGCAGGCTCAGTTCATCATTACTCGCATTCGAGGTTTGATCGACGAAGGCCGCGACCCGCGAGAAATCGCCATCCTCTACCGTTCGCATTTCGTAGCGCTCGATATGCAAATGGAGCTTTCCCGGGCCGGCATACCCTACCAGATCACCAGCGGCGTGCGCTTCTTCGAACAAGCCCACATCAAAGACCTCGTGGCTCATCTTAGATTGGTTTACAATCCAGCAGACGCCACCGCGTTTTTCCGCATCACTCAGCTTCTCCCAAAAGTTGGTGAGAAAACATCTCAGAAGCTCTACAACCTGGTGGCGGAAGCGGCGAAATCCCAGCAGCTCGATTTCATCGATATGCTCGCTCGACCGGAGATCCTGAAAAAAGTCCCTGCGGGAGCCCGCGCCGATTGGGAATCGCTAGCCATCACCCTTCGGGACATGAAGCAGATCGCTGACGGCGGTTCACCCGACGAGGTTGTGCAAATGGGGATAGACGGCTGGTACTCCTCGTATCTGCAGGGCGCATACTCCAACTACTTGAACCGCTTGGAGGATCTGAACTCCTTGGTCGGATTCGCGGCGCGTTTCGAAGAGATGCAGGATCTGATCGCCCAGATCACCCTTCTGAACTCCGAAACGTCCGGCCGCCTCGACGAGTCCGACGAATGCATCCGACTCACCACCGTGCACCAAGCCAAAGGGCTTGAGTACGACGTCGTGTTTCTCATAGGCATCGCCGACGGATTTTTCCCGACTCGCCGTTCAATCGACACCGGCGACACGGAAGAGGAACGTCGGCTATTCTATGTCGCCGTCACGCGAGCTCGGGACGAGCTCTACATAACGTATCCAAAGATGAATACCAAAGGCGGACCTAGCATGTTCCTAAATCCGAGCCGTTTTCTGCAGGAGCTCTCGACCGACCTTTTCGAACCGATTCGCATTCGTCGCAACTATGGCTGGTAG
- a CDS encoding DNA glycosylase — translation MSVTWSDWLPLEHTSQFTPALLAETLDGGQAFRWSFHADDDFWQGTFGKHLVRIRIEKSMTLRCSFPNGAENSINALRSYLGSETNWESILDSLPWRSDEHLATCLAGFRGLRILKQPFAETVLCFLCSATKQIPQIKIMCARLAAELGDEIVPGIHALPTWEQLNAASEVQLRALGLGFRAKNIKRTAEQIAEAPGLLDTIEGLPYAEAKAKLLALAGIGEKIADCALLFGAGKLEAFPVDTWIIKVLQTRYQLHGWTPSQLAQFGRVHFGRYAGFAQQFLFSYERLSARKR, via the coding sequence ATGAGCGTTACTTGGAGCGATTGGCTTCCGCTCGAGCACACCTCTCAGTTCACCCCCGCTTTGCTCGCCGAGACTTTGGACGGAGGGCAAGCCTTTCGCTGGAGCTTTCACGCCGACGACGACTTCTGGCAAGGAACCTTCGGGAAACACCTTGTGAGGATTCGTATCGAAAAATCGATGACACTTCGTTGCTCATTTCCAAATGGAGCGGAAAATAGCATCAATGCCCTGCGTAGCTATCTCGGATCAGAAACGAACTGGGAAAGCATTCTCGACTCCCTTCCCTGGCGAAGCGACGAGCATTTAGCAACCTGCCTAGCCGGCTTTCGAGGCCTACGCATCCTCAAACAGCCCTTCGCTGAAACTGTGCTTTGCTTTCTCTGTTCGGCGACAAAGCAGATTCCGCAAATAAAGATCATGTGCGCGCGACTCGCCGCAGAGCTTGGTGACGAGATCGTACCCGGTATCCACGCTTTGCCTACATGGGAACAATTGAACGCCGCCAGCGAGGTCCAGCTGAGAGCGCTCGGCCTAGGCTTCCGGGCAAAAAACATAAAACGAACCGCCGAACAAATCGCAGAGGCCCCCGGCTTGCTCGACACCATCGAAGGCCTGCCCTACGCAGAAGCGAAAGCCAAGCTGCTCGCCCTCGCAGGGATCGGTGAAAAGATCGCCGACTGCGCCTTGCTCTTCGGAGCAGGAAAGCTGGAGGCCTTCCCCGTAGACACGTGGATCATCAAGGTATTGCAAACGCGCTACCAGCTCCACGGTTGGACACCAAGTCAACTCGCTCAGTTCGGACGCGTCCACTTCGGACGCTACGCTGGATTCGCCCAGCAATTTCTCTTTTCATACGAACGTCTGTCAGCTCGAAAGCGGTGA
- a CDS encoding glycosyltransferase, protein MQNDASDYCLVLLTDPLYLPGTRVAIASWLQRNGPCPIVILSKRVEVFDDPYLKLNTSHFERISPQRFDAIKPYKKRHSRRHEETFQKFLAFEDFGYARNIFLDSDTLSLGPAPLLTHGSFPSLAAALDTGFRKTRGYKGHPCEINSGVLAIDSSLQGREVVQELIELAIAEPGRGGYNAGDQGIINKWIHRSGIRLDLLPAEYNTIKKDYHDTSGLETCRILHFTDRKPWFAREPTPKPPLPLEALWWQTAETLQK, encoded by the coding sequence ATGCAAAACGATGCTTCAGACTACTGCCTGGTTCTCTTGACTGATCCGCTCTATCTGCCTGGCACGCGAGTAGCCATCGCCTCCTGGCTGCAACGCAACGGCCCCTGTCCTATCGTGATCCTCAGCAAACGCGTAGAAGTTTTCGATGATCCGTACCTAAAACTGAATACATCGCACTTCGAGCGCATCAGTCCACAGCGGTTCGACGCTATCAAGCCGTACAAGAAACGTCACTCGCGGAGACATGAAGAAACGTTTCAAAAATTCCTCGCGTTTGAGGATTTTGGATACGCAAGAAACATATTCCTAGACAGCGATACGCTGTCTCTCGGACCCGCGCCGCTATTGACCCACGGGAGCTTTCCTTCTCTCGCTGCAGCCCTCGATACCGGTTTCAGAAAGACACGAGGCTACAAAGGCCACCCTTGCGAGATCAACAGCGGCGTGCTCGCCATCGATTCCAGCCTTCAAGGGCGCGAGGTCGTACAGGAGCTCATCGAGCTGGCGATCGCCGAGCCCGGCCGCGGCGGCTACAACGCCGGAGACCAAGGCATAATCAACAAATGGATCCACCGCTCAGGCATTCGACTCGACCTGCTTCCAGCGGAATACAATACGATCAAAAAGGACTATCACGATACAAGCGGCCTAGAAACCTGTCGCATCCTGCATTTCACCGATCGCAAGCCTTGGTTCGCTCGCGAACCCACCCCCAAGCCGCCCCTCCCGCTCGAGGCCCTCTGGTGGCAAACCGCCGAGACGCTCCAGAAATGA
- a CDS encoding amidohydrolase family protein, translating to MIIDAHIHLYPPSVYENPRKWALHWREPYWSACVAPENRRSMQGWSSVDELLRKMDQANVERSVILAWYWENHDTCSENVNWQIEWIKAHPDRLIAFAPFHPSGQRRSIDLLKLAFDAGFKGIGELNPPAQGYAYHDPMLAEALDLAALYEAAVNIHVTDPNTRDYPGKIETPAGELLAMAQRHPKTQFVFAHLAGCMHTEAPFAEQRNIWYDLSASPLLYPPKVYRDFCDNIGSDRLLFGTDFPLKAFPKDPETPDFIAALAYLGRADLSEQEREAILHRNAAKLLHLS from the coding sequence ATGATCATCGACGCCCACATCCACTTGTATCCTCCCTCCGTATACGAGAATCCAAGGAAATGGGCTTTGCATTGGCGGGAGCCCTACTGGTCCGCGTGCGTCGCTCCGGAGAATCGTCGCAGCATGCAAGGATGGAGTTCGGTCGACGAATTGCTTCGCAAGATGGACCAAGCGAATGTCGAGCGATCGGTCATTCTTGCATGGTATTGGGAAAACCATGACACGTGCAGCGAAAACGTCAATTGGCAGATCGAATGGATAAAGGCCCATCCGGATCGCCTGATCGCATTCGCCCCCTTCCACCCGAGCGGCCAGCGACGCTCTATCGATCTTTTGAAACTGGCATTTGACGCAGGATTCAAGGGCATCGGCGAACTCAACCCTCCCGCCCAAGGCTATGCCTACCACGATCCCATGCTTGCTGAAGCCCTCGATCTGGCGGCACTCTACGAAGCCGCGGTCAACATTCACGTCACCGATCCCAATACCAGAGACTATCCAGGGAAAATCGAAACTCCAGCCGGCGAACTGCTCGCGATGGCTCAGCGCCATCCGAAAACGCAGTTCGTCTTCGCCCACCTCGCAGGCTGCATGCATACGGAAGCTCCCTTCGCCGAACAGAGAAACATCTGGTACGACCTTTCAGCCAGCCCGTTGCTCTACCCGCCGAAGGTGTATCGAGACTTCTGCGACAACATCGGTTCGGATCGCTTGCTGTTCGGCACCGATTTTCCCCTGAAAGCCTTCCCAAAGGACCCGGAAACGCCCGATTTCATCGCCGCCCTCGCCTACTTGGGTCGAGCCGATCTTAGCGAGCAGGAACGCGAAGCGATCCTCCACCGCAATGCTGCCAAGCTCCTCCATTTATCATGA
- a CDS encoding gamma carbonic anhydrase family protein — translation MTTEERLETFLSKDPKVPESAYVAPQATLLGDVRLGEQASVWPGCVLRGDINYIEVGDRSNVQDGTIVHLADNYPVIIGKDVTIGHAAIVHACTIEDECLIGMGSTVMDGAVIGHNSIVGAGALVTPGTKIPPGSLVVGSPAKVKRSLSEEEQAKLASWALKYTKVAAAHKAKLS, via the coding sequence ATGACAACCGAAGAAAGACTCGAAACGTTTCTCTCCAAAGACCCGAAAGTCCCGGAAAGCGCCTACGTCGCTCCGCAAGCGACCCTGCTAGGAGATGTCCGGCTGGGCGAACAAGCCAGCGTCTGGCCTGGCTGCGTGCTGCGCGGAGATATCAACTACATCGAAGTAGGCGACCGCAGCAACGTGCAGGACGGCACCATCGTCCATTTGGCTGACAACTATCCGGTGATCATCGGCAAGGACGTCACCATCGGACACGCAGCCATCGTGCACGCCTGCACTATCGAGGACGAGTGCCTCATCGGCATGGGTTCGACCGTGATGGACGGCGCGGTGATCGGACACAATTCCATCGTGGGCGCGGGAGCCCTTGTCACCCCGGGCACCAAGATTCCACCCGGAAGCCTAGTCGTTGGCTCGCCTGCCAAGGTGAAGCGAAGCTTGAGCGAGGAGGAGCAAGCCAAGCTCGCCAGCTGGGCCCTGAAGTACACCAAGGTCGCGGCAGCCCACAAGGCCAAGCTTAGCTAG
- the lnt gene encoding apolipoprotein N-acyltransferase has translation MITRIAETLARHDRTIALAVFVALTPLLYVACFPPLTVNEAAFVFLVPFVIWLKFQPSNRQVFLVTTLVGWGAWIVIIFWLRHVTWAGMIGLSLVMGLHFSLWALGVAWLSRRSFGAGMWRGVPLAVGAAALWVVVEHVRGFIFTGFPWLPLAASQVEEPMMLQGASFFGSWSVSFALVFMNLGIASYLLRLVGYAQKRSRQICPEFYLALSFLVGTTFLQLGASSGQQREKVFRAGVVQPNIPQNIKWDAAFANKVMNEVETATRWLGPLKPDAIFWPEASLPYPLNDDGALETWGTRLATSVGAPIYAGALAVEERETGDAWYNSVFLVRPEYGLFPLYYSKQHLVPFGEYIPLRWLWPWMEKFVPIDGDFLPGETAQLLPLYLGENALRLGSLICFEDVFPSIARRAVREGAGLLFVSTNSAWYGKSAAADQHRAHSVLRAVETRRPVLRVGNDGWTGWIDEYGSVRDQLDKWEQVSTVWQISRDRRWVGKQSVYVRYGDWFVWVCWGLLICSALLARSRVLSDE, from the coding sequence ATGATAACTCGGATTGCGGAGACCTTGGCGAGACACGACCGAACGATTGCGTTGGCGGTCTTCGTCGCTTTGACTCCGTTGCTCTACGTTGCGTGCTTCCCGCCGCTGACGGTGAACGAAGCGGCTTTCGTCTTTCTCGTTCCGTTCGTCATCTGGCTGAAGTTTCAGCCGAGCAATCGCCAGGTCTTTCTCGTGACGACCTTGGTGGGGTGGGGCGCTTGGATCGTCATCATTTTTTGGTTACGCCACGTTACTTGGGCGGGAATGATCGGCTTGAGCCTGGTGATGGGGCTTCACTTTTCCCTTTGGGCGCTCGGTGTCGCTTGGCTTTCGAGGAGAAGCTTTGGCGCGGGAATGTGGCGAGGGGTACCGTTGGCGGTGGGTGCAGCGGCGCTCTGGGTAGTGGTCGAGCACGTGCGCGGCTTCATTTTCACTGGGTTCCCCTGGCTGCCGCTAGCCGCTAGCCAGGTCGAGGAGCCCATGATGCTGCAGGGAGCAAGTTTCTTTGGAAGCTGGTCGGTCTCGTTCGCTTTGGTTTTCATGAACCTCGGAATCGCTTCCTACCTTTTGAGGTTGGTGGGCTACGCTCAGAAGCGATCGAGGCAGATTTGCCCCGAGTTCTATCTGGCTTTGTCCTTTCTGGTAGGCACTACCTTCCTGCAGCTCGGGGCGAGCTCCGGGCAGCAGAGGGAAAAGGTTTTTCGAGCAGGAGTGGTTCAGCCAAACATCCCACAGAATATCAAGTGGGATGCCGCTTTCGCCAACAAGGTGATGAACGAGGTGGAAACGGCTACCCGCTGGCTCGGCCCTCTCAAGCCTGACGCCATCTTCTGGCCCGAAGCTTCTCTGCCGTATCCACTGAATGATGACGGCGCTCTCGAGACCTGGGGGACTCGACTCGCGACCTCGGTGGGAGCCCCGATTTACGCAGGCGCTTTGGCGGTCGAGGAGAGGGAGACTGGGGACGCTTGGTACAACAGCGTCTTTCTTGTTAGGCCGGAGTACGGATTGTTTCCTCTCTACTATTCCAAGCAGCATCTGGTGCCCTTCGGAGAGTACATCCCGCTGCGGTGGCTCTGGCCGTGGATGGAGAAGTTCGTACCGATCGATGGCGACTTCCTGCCTGGAGAAACGGCGCAACTGCTCCCGCTCTATCTCGGAGAAAACGCTTTGCGGCTCGGTTCCCTGATCTGTTTCGAGGACGTTTTTCCCTCCATCGCTCGCCGCGCGGTGCGAGAGGGGGCGGGGTTGCTCTTTGTTTCAACCAACAGCGCTTGGTATGGAAAAAGCGCCGCGGCCGATCAGCATCGAGCCCACTCCGTCCTCAGAGCGGTCGAGACGCGTCGACCGGTATTGCGGGTGGGGAACGACGGTTGGACCGGCTGGATCGACGAATACGGCAGCGTGCGTGATCAGCTCGATAAGTGGGAGCAGGTTTCCACGGTTTGGCAAATCTCCCGCGATCGCAGGTGGGTGGGCAAGCAAAGCGTGTACGTGCGATATGGCGACTGGTTCGTGTGGGTGTGTTGGGGACTGCTGATTTGCTCGGCTTTGCTGGCTCGTTCACGGGTCTTGTCGGACGAATAA